A genome region from Mercenaria mercenaria strain notata chromosome 11, MADL_Memer_1, whole genome shotgun sequence includes the following:
- the LOC123532796 gene encoding uncharacterized protein LOC123532796: MFFIFLYLLICDHCIQADDKSETSEKRLVLHSELDIAQEFAKLRQELQLQKDQIQNLTAQLNEKSSDSGSSYIRWGRTTCPGNGTERVYSGYMGTSSSYTQVGTGSNYLCLTSEPQWDHYEESIESLGKIAGVEYQFWNHRGNGASNFFGYDVYNDDAPCAVCHTRRSSSIMIPGRMDCYSGWTKEYSGYLVSGFVGQSHDSEFICLDRRPETIVGGKTNDDEAMLYFVDAVCGKSLECPPYINGRELTCVVCSK, translated from the exons atgtttttcattttcctttATCTACTTATTTGTGATCACTGCATTCAAGCAGACGACAAAAGTGAAACTTCTGAGAAACGCCTCGTTCTTCATAGTGAGTTAGATATTGCGCAAGAATTCGCCAAGCTGAGACAGGAATTGCAACTCCAAAAAGATCAGATACAGAATTTAACGGCACAACTGAACGAGAAATCGTCAG ATTCTGGATCGTCCTACATAAGATGGGGCCGCACAACATGTCCAGGAAACGGGACCGAAAGGGTGTATTCAG gCTATATGGGGACTTCATCATCCTACACTCAAGTCGGTACGGGCTCTAATTATCTGTGCCTTACCAGCGAGCCCCAGTGGGACCATTACGAGGAATCTATAGAAAGCCTTGGTAAAATCGCTGGGGTAGAGTATCAATTCTGGAATCACCGTGGAAATGGGGCAAGTAATTTCTTCGGGTATGACGTATACAATGATGATGCTCCGTGTGCCGTGTGTCACACTCGGAGAAGCTCGAGTATCATGATACCGGGCAGAATGGACTGTTACAGTGGCTGGACCAAGGAATACAGCGGGTATTTAGTCAGCGGCTTTGTGGGACAGAGTCACGATTCGGAGTTTATCTGTTTGGACAGGAGACCGGAAACCATTGTGGGAGGCAAGACAAACGACGACGAGGCCATGCTGTATTTTGTGGACGCCGTCTGCGGCAAGAGTCTAGAATGTCCACCGTACATCAATGGGCGTGAACTAACTTGTGTTGTTTGTTCCAAATAA